From the Bradyrhizobium ontarionense genome, the window AGATTTATGACCGCCACCATGCACAGACTAGCCTTTCCTAAGAGCATGACCATTTCGGTAACCCGGCACGGCTATCTCTGATCATGCTTTAGAACTTGCTAATGCGTCGTCTTCAACCAGTTCTTTTCCTTGCAGCTAAGTCTAGTCAAGTTCGATTGGCTGGTACGTGCCGGTTTCGTCGAGTGCAGTGCCCCAGATCTTGTGTGACGCCTGGTGCTCTGCGCGTCCAAATGCGAGTGGAGCGCCGAGGCCGAGATCGAGGCTGCGCATCGATTCGAGCGTGTCGACCAGTCGCTCGGTGTCGAGCGGATCGGTCTGCTTCAGCGCCTGGATCAGGATCGTGGCCGCGATGTAGCCTTCGAGCGACGTGTAATCCGGCGCCTCACCGGGAGAATACTTGGCCAGTGCAGTCTTGTAGTCGAGCACGAGGCTCGAATACCCAGAAACAGCCGGCACGCCCTGCGTCACGATGACGCCATTGGTGAAGCGCGGACCGAGCAGTTTCAGCTCGGTCGCGAGCGACGTCGAGCCGACGGCGGATACGTTGGCGTAGATCAGGCCCGGCACCGCATCGCGCGTCTTCTCGATGAACTTCGCGGCCGCGCGATCGGTGGCCACCATGATGACCGCCTTGAGCTGAGGTTTGTAGGCCTTGACCTGGTTGACCGCCTCCTCGACATCCATCGTCGCGCGCGGATAGGTGAAACGCACCACGGGATCGCTGACGTTCAGCTGCCGGTAGGCCTTCCCGACGCCGGCGAAACCGTCGTCGCCAAAGGCGTCCTGCTGGGTGAACACCGCGATCTGGCGCGGCGGAATCCGCTTCATCTTGACGAGATAGCGCACCAGCGCGGCCGTCTCCTCCGCGTAGCTGGCGCGGTAGTTGAAGACGTAGCGATCGGGCGGATCGCGCCTCACCACGAGCGCGCCGGAATTCGGTGCGAAATACAGCGCGCGCCGCTCCAGCGCGTAGGGAATGGCCACCTGCGAGTTCGCCGTGCCGATATTGCCGATGAAGCCGAACACCTGCTCCTTGTCGTAGAGCTGGCCCATCGCCGCTAGCGTCCGGTTCGGATCGTAGCCGTCATCGGCGGCGACGAGCCGAAGCGTGCGCCCGCCGACACCGCCGGCATCATTGGCGCGGGCGAAGGCGGCCTCGATGCCCTGTTTCATCTGGCGCCCGGTTTCCTTGCGGATGCCGGAGAACGGCATGACGATACCAAAGCGGATCTCGCGCTCGGTGACGCCGCGCACCGCCGCTGCGGCCACGGCTCCCGTCGTCGCTTCCGCTGGAGAGGGCGCGCTCGGGCCGGCGGCGGCCGGCTGGCTCAGCGAGCGCTCCAACTCGGTCAATTGCCGCTCTGCGGTCGCGCAGTTCGCCTGCGAGGTGCCCGTGCGGCTGCGGCCTTCGGCGATGTAGCCGTTGAAGCTGCGGGTCAGCTGATCACGTTCGCCGTCGTCGGTCGTCGACTGACGAATGGCCTCGCGAAATCTGTCGACGATGGTCTGGACGCGCCCCTGCGCGATGTCCGTGCAGGCCGACGCCTGGCCCACGATCGGCCCCACCCGGCCGGCGAGATCCCTGACCATGTCGGACGCCGCCGCGAATGCGGGCGTGAGGGGAGCACCGAACAGGCTCCCGATGATCAAGGCGGACCAACGAACCGTCATCGAATTATCCACTCGCTCCGTGAGCTGCTGACCTCATCACTCTGCTATTCGTGGCATTTCGAATTAATGTCGGGTTTCTCTGTCGCGTTTTTATCCGTGTTGGCGGGGGCTAACTGCCCGCCAGCGGTATTCTATTCAAGTTCGATGGGCTGGTAGGCGCCGCTGTCGTTCAGAGCCGTGCCCCAGATCTTGTGAGATGCCTGGTGTTCGGCGCGTTCGAAGCCGAGCTGGGCGCCGAGGCCGAGATCGACGTTGCGCATCGTCTCGAGCGTGTCGACCAGCTGCTCGGTGTCGAAACTGGGGCCGGCGCGCTTCAATCCCTCGATGAGGACGCTCGCCGATATATAGCCTTCCAGCGAGGTATAATCCGCCGGTTCGCCGGGGAAGTACTTCGCAAGCGCGTTCTTGTACTCCAGCACCAGGCTCGAATAGCCGGAGACGCCGGGGACGGTTTGCGTGACGATGACGCCATCGGCGTAGCGCGGACCAAGCAGCATCAATTCGCTGGCAAGCGCGGAGCCGCCGACCGCGGAGATGTTGGCGAAGATCGCGCCCGGGAAGACATCGTGCGCCTTCTCGATGAACTTGGCTGCGGCCCGGGTCGTTGCCAGCATGACCACGGCCCGGACCGGCGTCTTCAGCAGCTTCAGCTGGTTGATGGCGTCGTCCACATCCACCGTGTTGCGCGGATAGTTGACCCGGGCGATCGCATTGTCATTGGCGCCGAGCGCGCGAAACGCCTTGGCGACACCCGCAAAGCCGGCATCGCCGAACGCGTCGTTCTGCGCGAACACGACGATCTGGCGCGGCTGCAGCTTGCGGAGCTTGACCAGATACCGGACGATCGCGTCGGTTTCCTCGGCATAGCTCGGTCGGTAGTTGAAGACGTAGCGGTCGGGCGGATCGTGGCGCACCACATTGGCGCCGGTGTAGGGCGCGAAAAACAGCGCGCGCCGCTCCAGCGCATAGGGGATCGCAACCGCGGCGGTCGCCGAGCCGAAATTGCAGATGAAGCCGAACACCTGCTCCTTTTCATGGAGCTGCTTCATCGCATCGAGCGTGCGCGCCGGATCATAGCCGTCGTCGGCGGTCACGAGCTTCAGCACGCGGCCGTTGATGCCGCCCGCTTCATTGGTGCGATTGAACGCCGCCTCGACGCCGATCTTCAGCAGCCGCCCGCTTTCCTTCACCGGGCCGCCATAGGGGATGACCATGCCGAACTTCATGTCGCTCTGCGTGATGCCGCGGACGGCGCCCGCAGGCGGCAGGATCTGCGCCGGCGCGGTTGCGGCCTGCGCGCTCGATGGTCCGATCGTCACCACGGGCAGGTTGGATCGCGCTTGTGTCGGCGTGGCGAGCGACTGTTCGAGCTCGCCAAGCTGGCGATCCGCGCCGCGGCAATCCAGGCGACCGCCGGTGACGAGGCCGCGGCCTTCGGCGACATAGCGGTCGAGCAGGCGTGTCAATTCGTCGCGATCGGCCTCGCTCGAAGCGGCCTCGCGGATGACCATCTGAAACTTCTCGATGATCGCCTGAATACGCGGCCGCGCGATGTCGCGGCATGCGAGCGCCGAGCCGATGATCGGGCCGACGCGGCTACCGAGCTGGCGCGCCACGCCGACATTGTCGCCGGGCGCAGCCATGACGCCGCTCGTCGCAGCATCGCTGGTCGCGATGATGCCGAGCAGGGCGGCTGCCATACGGGCGTGAGCCCGCGGACGGCGTGCTGCCGCTTTCTGCGGTAGGACGTCGATCATTGTCGCCTTATGGGATGCTTTTGAATTCGGATCAGAGCAAGCGGGTTAGCGAACCCGCTCCATCTGTCCCGTCTTCTGGTTCCACTGCATGAACTGCTGCAGCATGGGCTTTTCGGGAGTCTCCGCCTCGGCGGTCGGCGCCGGAGCATCCGTGGCCAGCAGGGACTTGAACTGCGACAGCGCCGGGACCGGGGCTTCGGCCCGCTCCGGCAGCGAACTGGTCTGGTCCGCCTTGGCGTCGTCCGCATCGGCAGCCACGGCCGGCAGCGTCTTCATCGACTGCACGGCGGCGACGAATGATGAGCTCGCATCGGGCTGGCGCCACACCGGAACGATGTTGACGAAGAACAGCGCGACGACGGCAGCCACACCGGTTGCCGCGGCGAAGCGCCCGGCGATCTTGAACACGACCGAGCGGCGGTCGCGCTCACGCTCGAGATCCGGGGGCTCGCGCATGACTTGCGGGTTCAGCGACTGGCGAAGGGATTCGAACACGGCGGTCTCCAAGCGAGCATCGAGCGGTCCTTGCTGTCCCGAAGCGGGACGCTCGGCCGCCTCCGCTGCCTTGGCGTTGTCACCAACAAGAGATAGACGTGCTGCCTCCGGGCGTTCGCGCAGCCAGCGCGGCGCGTAGTGCAGCGGGTCTTGTGGGTTCATCGGATTCTGTTCACTCAACGAACTCATACGCTACTCCTCTGACGCTCGATTCCGGTAAACTGATACGCTACTGCCCTGGTCGTATGAGACGAATTTCAAACGAAGAGCGGGAGCGGTTCTGCCACCTCAGTCCACACGGAATCCTGTGCAGAATCAGACGTTTCGCGTCGATCACCGATCGCACGCCAGCGGTCCTTTCCTGCAAGGCGCCGCGGCACGTTACGTATGCCTTTGGCGCCTGTTTCGATTCCATGCCCCGCCCCCTGACGAGTGTCAATTGATCGGAACCGCTTAAAGCCGTCGGCTCCGCATTATATGTACGTTAAAGTTATCATCATGATGTGATTAAAATGAGGCGTGTCAGGTCTTGACGCAGATGCTCGGGATTTGCGTCGCAATCGTGCCAAGATTGTGCCTTGATTCGATCATCATCGAACTATGTCGGGCGGGCCGCGGTCGATTTTCGAGCGGCTTAGCGTCGATTTAACCATCCGTTAACCATCTGGCGCCGACAGTTAACCAATCACTAAGAAGGGTTGGGTCGGATGATCATGAGTGCAGGCGCTGAAACGGTACGTCCGCTTATTCGTCTGCGCGGGCGCTCCTATGTCGCCTTCGTCTTTTCGCCGGTCGTGCCGATTGCCGATTGGCTCAGCGAGCTCGACGCGACGCTGGCGGGCTCGCCGGGTTTCTTCGTCGGCAAGCCGATCGTGCTCGATCTCTCCGCAGTGGATCTGAGCCCGCTCGCGATCACCCACCTGATCAAGAGCATCGAGTCGCGCAACATCCGCGTGCTCGGGCTCGAAGGCGTGGAGCAGGCGCGGCTGTCGCTCGGCATGCCGCCATTGTTGTCCGGCGGCCGTCACTGCGCCGTGCAGGAGATCGAGCCCGAGAAGCCACAGCTGCAGCAGCCGACATCGCTGCTGCTCGATCAGCCCGTCCGCTCCGGCCAGTCGATCGTGTTTCCCGACGGCGACGTCACCGTGCTCGGCGCGGTGTCGTCGGGCGCCGAGATCGTCGCCGGCGGCTCCATTCATGTCTATGGCGCGCTGCGCGGCCGGGCGATGGCCGGCGTCAACGGCAATTCGGCGGCGCGGATCTATTGCCAGAAGATCGAGGCAGAGCTCGTCGCGATCGACGGTTACTACCAGACCGCGGAGCAGATCGACGCCGCGTTGCGCGGCCGGGCGGCGCAGGCCCGGCTCGAAGGTCATTCCATGAAGATCGTACCATTGAACTGAGTAGCAGGAGGGTTTGAGAGATGGCGAAAGTACTTGTAGTGACGTCGGGCAAGGGTGGCGTCGGAAAGACCACCACGACGGCGGCCATGGGCGCTGCGCTGGCGCAGGCCGGCGAGAAGGTCGTCGTGGTCGATTTCGACGTCGGCCTGCGCAATCTCGATCTCGTCATGGGCGCGGAGCGGCGCGTCGTGTTCGATCTCATCAACGTCGTGCACGGCGTCGCCAAGCTGCCGCAGGCGCTGATCCGCGACAAGCGGCTGGAAAATCTCTGGCTGCTGCCGGCCTCGCAGACCAAGGACAAGGACGCGCTGACCGAGGACGGCGTCGGCCGCATCATCGCGGAGTTGCGCAAGACCTTCGACTGGGTGGTGTGCGACAGCCCCGCCGGCATCGAGCGCGGCGCAATGCTCGCGATGCGCTATGCCGACGAGGCGATCATCGTCACCAATCCCGAAGTGTCCTCGGTGCGCGATTCCGACCGCATCATCGGCATGCTGGATTCGAAGACGGTGCGCGCCGAGAACGGCGAACGCGTCGAGAAGCACATCCTGATCACGCGCTATGATGCAGGCCGCGCCGCGCGCGGCGAGATGCTGTCGATCGACGACG encodes:
- a CDS encoding ABC transporter substrate-binding protein; protein product: MTVRWSALIIGSLFGAPLTPAFAAASDMVRDLAGRVGPIVGQASACTDIAQGRVQTIVDRFREAIRQSTTDDGERDQLTRSFNGYIAEGRSRTGTSQANCATAERQLTELERSLSQPAAAGPSAPSPAEATTGAVAAAAVRGVTEREIRFGIVMPFSGIRKETGRQMKQGIEAAFARANDAGGVGGRTLRLVAADDGYDPNRTLAAMGQLYDKEQVFGFIGNIGTANSQVAIPYALERRALYFAPNSGALVVRRDPPDRYVFNYRASYAEETAALVRYLVKMKRIPPRQIAVFTQQDAFGDDGFAGVGKAYRQLNVSDPVVRFTYPRATMDVEEAVNQVKAYKPQLKAVIMVATDRAAAKFIEKTRDAVPGLIYANVSAVGSTSLATELKLLGPRFTNGVIVTQGVPAVSGYSSLVLDYKTALAKYSPGEAPDYTSLEGYIAATILIQALKQTDPLDTERLVDTLESMRSLDLGLGAPLAFGRAEHQASHKIWGTALDETGTYQPIELD
- a CDS encoding ABC transporter substrate-binding protein, translating into MIDVLPQKAAARRPRAHARMAAALLGIIATSDAATSGVMAAPGDNVGVARQLGSRVGPIIGSALACRDIARPRIQAIIEKFQMVIREAASSEADRDELTRLLDRYVAEGRGLVTGGRLDCRGADRQLGELEQSLATPTQARSNLPVVTIGPSSAQAATAPAQILPPAGAVRGITQSDMKFGMVIPYGGPVKESGRLLKIGVEAAFNRTNEAGGINGRVLKLVTADDGYDPARTLDAMKQLHEKEQVFGFICNFGSATAAVAIPYALERRALFFAPYTGANVVRHDPPDRYVFNYRPSYAEETDAIVRYLVKLRKLQPRQIVVFAQNDAFGDAGFAGVAKAFRALGANDNAIARVNYPRNTVDVDDAINQLKLLKTPVRAVVMLATTRAAAKFIEKAHDVFPGAIFANISAVGGSALASELMLLGPRYADGVIVTQTVPGVSGYSSLVLEYKNALAKYFPGEPADYTSLEGYISASVLIEGLKRAGPSFDTEQLVDTLETMRNVDLGLGAQLGFERAEHQASHKIWGTALNDSGAYQPIELE
- the minC gene encoding septum site-determining protein MinC, which translates into the protein MSAGAETVRPLIRLRGRSYVAFVFSPVVPIADWLSELDATLAGSPGFFVGKPIVLDLSAVDLSPLAITHLIKSIESRNIRVLGLEGVEQARLSLGMPPLLSGGRHCAVQEIEPEKPQLQQPTSLLLDQPVRSGQSIVFPDGDVTVLGAVSSGAEIVAGGSIHVYGALRGRAMAGVNGNSAARIYCQKIEAELVAIDGYYQTAEQIDAALRGRAAQARLEGHSMKIVPLN
- the minD gene encoding septum site-determining protein MinD, translating into MAKVLVVTSGKGGVGKTTTTAAMGAALAQAGEKVVVVDFDVGLRNLDLVMGAERRVVFDLINVVHGVAKLPQALIRDKRLENLWLLPASQTKDKDALTEDGVGRIIAELRKTFDWVVCDSPAGIERGAMLAMRYADEAIIVTNPEVSSVRDSDRIIGMLDSKTVRAENGERVEKHILITRYDAGRAARGEMLSIDDVLEILATPLLGIVPESQDVLRASNVGCPVTLNSPASAPARAYHDAMRRLLGEEVEMQIPSERKGLMNLLLGRRAA